The genomic interval ACGACGCAACGCCGGAGGAACTCGCCGCCACGCCGGTGCGCTTCTCCGACGGACTGCACAACAATTGGCAAAACCCGCCCGCCATCACGGGCTATCTCTAAAGTCGAGGCCGCTCCGAATGGAGCGGCCTCAATCATCTCACGACGCTTTCGTTACGCGCTCTTGCCGTCCTGCAGAAACGCCTCGCTGTGCGCGTGACATTCCCAGCCATTGGCGCCGCGCACCCACGTTGAGCTATCCGCCGCGTGGAGTTCCTGCTTTTTGCCGTCCATCGTGACCTTCTGCTTCACCGTGTACGCAATGATCGCGACGTCAGGCGCCGGCGTGACGACTTCGACGTCGTCGAACTCGTACGATTCCAGCGTCCAATGACCGTCCTCGGTCATCTTGCCCATCTTGTCCTTGGAGATCGTGGTAACGCCGCGCATGCCCGTGGTGAGCGATGTCTTGCCTGAAAGCTGCGACGTGCGCTGGCCGTCCTTGCGCTTCATCGCTTCCCAGTACGACGTTTCCAGCGCGATGATTTCTTCCTTGGTCGCATTTGTCATGTGTTGCTCCTGGATGCCTCCATGGAGAACCGCGCTTGATCCGGCCAGTTCCGCCAATCGCCGAGGTTCCGTGCGCCTACAGCGCCGCGAACCTCTGCCGCGCGAAAATCATCGCGCCAACAACGCACGCCGCGAATAGCCCGCCTTCAACCCCGCCGGTGACGCTCTGCGTGATCGACCCAAAACCGCTCTCGCCAAACAGCGCTCCAATCTGATCGACCTGCAAACGCGAGTTCGGAAACTGCCGCGACAACAAATCGAGACTGCCGCCCAGCATCCGTCCGCCCAGCACAGGAATGATCGCGCCAGCCGCGCCGCCCGCCAAAGCCGCCGGCGCAATGCGGCGCACGAACGAACCGGAGACACGGGCGCCGAGCCAAGCGCCAAGCCCAACCGCGCCGCCAACAATCGCGCCTTCAGCCGCGCCCGTGATCTCGCCCGGTGTTTGCCCGAGCAGCAGGTTGAACGCATCGAGCCCGAGCAATTTTCCGAAGGCGCCGACAATCAATCCGCCAAACCCGCCGCCAATCACGCTCCACTGCAACAGCTGTCGCGGTGAGAAGGCGGCCGCCGCAATGCCAAACCCCACACCAGCCGCCGCAATCAAGCCAAGCAGAATGCAGAGCACGACGAGCACCAGCAGCGCGGACAGCCCGCCCGCGCCCGCTTGCGCGCCGGCGAAGCCGTAGAACAGTCCCACGAAAACCCCGGCGACGCCGCCACCGAGCGCGCCCGCGCCGCCACGCACAAAGAACTGCCTCCAAGAAAACGCCGTCGCGGTGCCCACGCCCGCTCTGTCCGCGGACGTCACCGGCGCAATGAACCGGTACCCGTGCTTCGGCACCGTCTCGATAAAGCGTGGGCTAGCCGCATCGTCGCCGAGCTGCCGGCGCAGCGTTTTAATGCACTGCGTCAGCGCCTCGTCCGTCACCGGCACGCCGCGC from Terricaulis silvestris carries:
- a CDS encoding winged helix-turn-helix domain-containing protein yields the protein MASGAFRFDRFRLDLQDRQLTLDDAPVELNSRYLDALALLVREQGKLVSKERFLEEVWRGVPVTDEALTQCIKTLRRQLGDDAASPRFIETVPKHGYRFIAPVTSADRAGVGTATAFSWRQFFVRGGAGALGGGVAGVFVGLFYGFAGAQAGAGGLSALLVLVVLCILLGLIAAAGVGFGIAAAAFSPRQLLQWSVIGGGFGGLIVGAFGKLLGLDAFNLLLGQTPGEITGAAEGAIVGGAVGLGAWLGARVSGSFVRRIAPAALAGGAAGAIIPVLGGRMLGGSLDLLSRQFPNSRLQVDQIGALFGESGFGSITQSVTGGVEGGLFAACVVGAMIFARQRFAAL
- a CDS encoding nuclear transport factor 2 family protein — encoded protein: MTNATKEEIIALETSYWEAMKRKDGQRTSQLSGKTSLTTGMRGVTTISKDKMGKMTEDGHWTLESYEFDDVEVVTPAPDVAIIAYTVKQKVTMDGKKQELHAADSSTWVRGANGWECHAHSEAFLQDGKSA